A single Cupriavidus sp. D39 DNA region contains:
- a CDS encoding efflux RND transporter permease subunit: MKQGLSSWAIRRPIPPLVLFCVLTLAGIAAFLRLPVNANPPVSFPLVNVVVIQPGAAPAEIEAEITHRVENAMAGLPGVRHVQSTVKAAVSDTIVEFQLGTDVDRATNDVRAAVGQIRGNLPQSILEPVIRRVDVEGGAMLRYVVASSTRTPLDLSWFIDDSVSRELLAVPGVQQVARFGGAERELRIEAAPAMLARYGLSIEELNSHLRNLHTEPPGGHLDSGNQRQAVRVPGRQASLDALRVLPIALPGGKWLPLGELARISDAERETAGLAQYNGEAAVGFSVWRGKGHSDTRVADRVSARLDTLRAEHPDIRIEEVASTVDYTRASYRTAMQTLIEGALLTVLVVFLFLRDWRATLIAAVALPLSILPVFLAMLWLDFTLNSITLLALTLVIGILVDDAIVEIENIDRHIHMGERPYQAALHAADAIALAVLATTLTIVAVFAPVGFIQGVVGQYFHQFGLTASIAVLASLLVARLLTPLMAAYLLRPAAGGAPSPHGAAAPQGRLMRGYLALLERALSHRKTTLLAMGGALVLAVMLLPLLPTGFLPVSDASLSQLRIELAPTTTPEAARQTARAVADRLRRHDAVAHVLVTADSPDEMLASITLKPGSERRLSRKAFELDVQAALAAMPDMRFQFLGDGGGREVSIMLAGRDPRALAEAAHQLAAQMRELPQLTNVHPSLAPPRTELLVKPRAADAARLGVSTEAIGNTLRVATTGEIDAQSARYHLADRQVPMRVRLADIERADLDVLGALPITTIGQDTTVPLAAVADIGYGEGDTRIERHDRQRRITVDANLVTGSLGQALDAIQALPAMQALPGGVRHVNYGESEYMGEMFASFSVAMAAGILAMFAILVLLFRDFLQPLTILVTLPLSLIGAIPALWLIGAALDLPAIIGILMLMGIVTKNAILLVDFTLNSMHGGLGCNAALMAAGATRARPIVMTTVAMVGGMIPAAIGFGADAGFRIPMAVTVIGGLIVSTVLSLICVPVVFSYLDQLRGWLGPRLARMTTVSEEDRLA; this comes from the coding sequence ATGAAGCAGGGCCTCTCGTCCTGGGCCATCCGCCGGCCCATCCCTCCCCTGGTTCTGTTCTGCGTGTTGACCCTGGCCGGTATCGCCGCCTTCCTGCGGCTGCCGGTCAATGCCAATCCGCCGGTCAGCTTCCCGCTGGTCAACGTCGTCGTCATCCAGCCTGGCGCCGCGCCGGCCGAAATCGAGGCGGAGATCACCCACCGCGTGGAAAACGCCATGGCCGGCCTGCCTGGCGTGCGTCATGTGCAGTCCACCGTCAAGGCGGCGGTCAGCGACACGATCGTCGAGTTCCAGCTCGGCACCGATGTCGACCGCGCCACCAACGATGTGCGTGCCGCCGTCGGGCAGATCCGCGGCAACCTGCCGCAGAGCATTCTCGAACCGGTGATCCGGCGTGTCGACGTGGAAGGCGGCGCGATGCTGCGCTACGTGGTGGCATCGTCCACGCGCACCCCGCTCGACCTGTCCTGGTTCATCGACGACAGTGTGAGCCGCGAGTTGCTGGCCGTACCCGGCGTGCAGCAGGTCGCACGCTTCGGCGGCGCGGAGCGCGAGCTACGCATTGAGGCCGCGCCGGCGATGCTGGCACGTTACGGCCTGAGCATCGAGGAGCTGAACAGCCACCTGCGCAACCTGCACACCGAGCCCCCGGGCGGGCATCTGGACAGCGGCAACCAGCGCCAGGCCGTGCGCGTGCCCGGCCGCCAGGCCTCGCTCGACGCGCTGCGTGTCCTGCCCATCGCCTTGCCCGGCGGCAAATGGCTGCCATTGGGCGAGTTGGCCCGCATCAGCGACGCAGAGCGGGAGACCGCCGGTCTTGCACAGTACAACGGCGAGGCTGCCGTCGGCTTCTCCGTCTGGCGCGGCAAGGGCCATAGCGACACCCGGGTGGCCGATCGCGTCAGTGCACGGCTGGACACGCTGCGCGCCGAACACCCCGACATCCGCATCGAGGAGGTGGCATCGACCGTCGACTACACGCGCGCCAGCTACCGCACCGCCATGCAGACGCTGATCGAGGGCGCGCTGCTCACGGTGCTGGTGGTCTTCCTGTTCCTGCGCGACTGGCGTGCCACGCTCATCGCGGCCGTGGCGCTGCCACTGTCGATCCTGCCGGTGTTCCTGGCCATGCTGTGGCTGGACTTCACCCTGAACAGCATCACCCTGCTGGCGCTGACCCTGGTGATCGGCATCCTGGTCGACGATGCCATCGTCGAGATCGAGAACATCGACCGGCACATCCACATGGGTGAGCGGCCCTACCAGGCAGCGCTGCATGCTGCCGATGCCATTGCGCTTGCGGTGCTGGCGACCACGCTAACCATCGTCGCGGTATTCGCGCCGGTGGGCTTTATCCAGGGGGTGGTCGGCCAGTACTTCCACCAGTTCGGACTGACGGCCTCCATCGCCGTGCTGGCGTCGCTGCTGGTGGCGCGCCTGCTCACGCCGCTGATGGCCGCGTACCTCCTGCGCCCGGCAGCAGGCGGCGCGCCGTCACCGCACGGCGCCGCTGCGCCGCAGGGACGGCTGATGCGAGGCTACCTGGCGCTGCTGGAGCGCGCGTTGTCTCATCGCAAGACCACCCTGCTGGCGATGGGCGGCGCCCTCGTCCTGGCCGTCATGCTGTTGCCGCTGCTCCCCACCGGCTTCCTGCCCGTCAGCGATGCCAGTCTCTCGCAACTGCGCATCGAGCTTGCGCCGACCACCACGCCCGAGGCCGCCAGGCAGACGGCGCGCGCGGTCGCCGACAGGCTGCGCCGGCACGACGCTGTGGCGCATGTGCTGGTGACGGCCGATAGCCCGGATGAGATGTTGGCGAGCATCACGCTCAAGCCGGGCAGCGAGCGCAGGCTGTCGCGCAAGGCATTCGAGCTGGACGTGCAGGCTGCGCTGGCCGCCATGCCCGATATGCGCTTCCAGTTCCTCGGTGATGGTGGTGGCCGGGAGGTGTCGATCATGCTGGCAGGCCGGGACCCGCGTGCGCTCGCCGAGGCCGCTCATCAACTGGCGGCGCAGATGCGCGAACTGCCGCAACTGACCAATGTCCATCCGAGCCTGGCCCCACCTCGCACCGAACTGCTGGTGAAACCGCGTGCCGCCGACGCGGCGCGCCTGGGGGTGAGCACGGAAGCTATCGGCAACACCCTGCGCGTCGCCACGACCGGCGAGATCGATGCCCAATCGGCACGCTACCACCTGGCCGACCGGCAGGTGCCGATGCGGGTGCGCCTGGCCGACATCGAGCGCGCCGACCTCGATGTGCTGGGAGCACTGCCCATCACCACCATCGGCCAGGACACCACGGTGCCGCTCGCCGCGGTGGCCGACATCGGCTATGGCGAGGGCGACACCCGAATTGAGCGCCATGATCGCCAGCGGCGCATCACCGTCGATGCCAACCTGGTCACCGGCTCGCTTGGGCAGGCACTCGACGCCATCCAGGCCCTGCCGGCCATGCAGGCGCTGCCCGGCGGCGTGCGCCACGTCAACTACGGGGAGTCGGAATACATGGGGGAGATGTTTGCCAGCTTCTCGGTTGCCATGGCGGCCGGCATCCTCGCCATGTTTGCCATCCTGGTGCTGCTGTTCCGCGATTTCCTGCAGCCGCTGACCATCCTCGTTACCCTGCCGCTGTCGCTGATCGGTGCGATCCCGGCCCTCTGGCTCATCGGCGCCGCCCTCGACCTGCCTGCCATCATCGGCATCCTCATGCTGATGGGCATCGTCACCAAGAACGCCATCCTGCTGGTCGACTTCACCTTGAACAGCATGCACGGCGGGCTGGGCTGCAATGCCGCCCTGATGGCGGCGGGCGCCACGCGCGCGCGCCCGATCGTGATGACCACGGTCGCGATGGTCGGCGGCATGATCCCGGCGGCCATCGGCTTCGGCGCGGACGCGGGCTTCCGCATCCCGATGGCGGTCACCGTGATAGGCGGCCTGATCGTTTCCACCGTGCTCAGCCTGATCTGCGTGCCGGTGGTGTTCTCCTATCTGGACCAGTTGCGCGGCTGGCTCGGGCCGCGGTTGGCGCGGATGACGACGGTGAGCGAGGAGGACCGGCTGGCGTAG
- a CDS encoding efflux RND transporter periplasmic adaptor subunit has protein sequence MLILGWLAMRPFSAPAPAAAAAPTALRVTLTTAEHRAMSHRLTVAGVWIAREDIAISSPLDSLRVTRLAVEAGDRVERGQLLAQLEGDVLGNQARQAEQGVQRARAELADAQARHAEAKAQYERSERLQAKGAVSRQEYEANRAALQSAQATRKSAQAALRQAQAQADEARVRLSHREIRAPAAGLVTQRLVRAGDLVGTQSVLYRLAAEGQLEFEVQVPQQALALVAHGMPAEIRTVGQDDALPGQVRLVGTAIDPTSGYGRARIALRGEENGASGPLRAGTVGSARIQLGQPIVWALDTRALRYGNDNAPADSQRADAYVFVADATNRVRRMPVQTGLRDGGWVEIRAGLPPRARVVRSGAPFLREGDVVAPEDGASAVRASGEPEA, from the coding sequence TTGCTCATCCTGGGCTGGCTGGCGATGCGTCCGTTCTCCGCCCCCGCGCCAGCCGCGGCTGCCGCGCCGACGGCGCTTCGCGTCACGCTGACCACGGCCGAGCACCGCGCGATGTCGCACCGGCTCACCGTTGCCGGCGTTTGGATCGCGCGCGAGGACATCGCCATCAGTTCTCCGCTGGACAGCTTGCGGGTGACGAGGCTGGCGGTGGAGGCCGGCGATCGGGTCGAGCGCGGGCAATTGCTGGCCCAGCTGGAAGGCGATGTGCTGGGCAACCAGGCACGCCAGGCGGAGCAAGGCGTGCAGCGCGCCCGAGCCGAACTGGCGGACGCGCAAGCCAGGCACGCCGAAGCCAAGGCGCAGTACGAGCGCAGTGAACGCCTGCAGGCCAAGGGAGCCGTTAGCAGGCAGGAGTACGAAGCGAACCGCGCCGCCCTGCAGTCGGCCCAGGCAACGCGCAAGAGCGCACAGGCCGCGCTGCGGCAGGCCCAGGCCCAGGCAGACGAAGCCCGGGTGCGGCTGTCTCACCGTGAGATCCGGGCGCCTGCGGCCGGCCTCGTCACCCAGCGCCTGGTGCGTGCCGGCGATCTGGTCGGCACGCAAAGCGTGCTGTATCGACTTGCGGCCGAGGGACAGCTCGAGTTCGAGGTGCAGGTGCCGCAGCAGGCGCTGGCGCTGGTCGCGCATGGCATGCCGGCGGAAATCCGCACGGTCGGCCAGGACGACGCGCTGCCGGGCCAGGTCAGGCTGGTCGGCACCGCCATCGATCCCACCAGCGGCTACGGCCGGGCACGCATAGCGCTGCGTGGCGAGGAGAACGGCGCCAGCGGTCCGCTGCGCGCGGGGACTGTCGGCAGCGCACGCATTCAATTGGGACAGCCCATCGTATGGGCGCTCGATACGCGGGCGCTGCGCTACGGCAACGACAACGCACCGGCCGATTCGCAGCGCGCCGATGCCTATGTATTCGTCGCCGACGCCACCAACCGCGTCCGGCGCATGCCGGTGCAGACCGGGCTGCGCGATGGCGGGTGGGTCGAGATTCGGGCAGGCCTGCCGCCGCGTGCGCGCGTGGTCCGCAGCGGCGCGCCGTTCTTGCGCGAAGGCGACGTGGTAGCACCGGAGGATGGGGCGAGCGCCGTCCGCGCCAGCGGGGAGCCCGAGGCATGA
- a CDS encoding sensor histidine kinase: MMKSAWALERDTLWRWISVRMIGLAIVALLLVGGGMWLRFIWWDAQLRDALPEAVRQELEALEAMPGEHRERLRQIYGEYLYGDYFAPEVVRADLLFFTGLVVIALPLVVLGGLWVSQRLSRQLGAVAVSANEIAQGDFGSRATIILHTPPALHQLTADFNHMAERLERYDRELQESSAAIAHELRTPLTAAIGRLQGIIDGVFPAEPGQHRIIMRQLAQLNRLLDDLYLLSMASAGRLELFPSEFILRTLCEERLNWAAPALQEQEMQVSLDVPCDLAMQADRDRIGQLLSILIDNALRYAAAGKHLALTARQQAGQVVLHVEDDGPGFRPEHIERACERFWRAEHSRSRHAGGSGLGLSIAAAICAAHGGRLSVRNRREQGASLCVRLPLPLLSPRTGTTAIPARPSSILDHSLRESCRLPVVLLHPLLHRRPAQCKHDCPRPLALDTGVLPSLSWRQPCSSWAGWRCVRSPPPRQPRLPRRRRFASR, translated from the coding sequence ATGATGAAGTCGGCTTGGGCACTGGAGCGGGACACGCTGTGGCGCTGGATCAGCGTACGCATGATCGGGCTAGCCATCGTCGCCTTGTTGCTGGTCGGCGGCGGCATGTGGCTGCGCTTCATCTGGTGGGATGCGCAGTTGCGCGACGCGCTGCCCGAAGCGGTCCGACAGGAACTGGAAGCCCTGGAGGCCATGCCGGGCGAGCACCGCGAACGCCTCAGGCAAATCTACGGCGAGTACCTCTACGGCGACTACTTCGCCCCGGAGGTAGTACGCGCCGACTTGCTGTTCTTTACCGGCCTGGTGGTGATCGCCCTGCCCTTGGTCGTCCTTGGCGGGCTGTGGGTATCGCAACGCCTGTCGCGTCAACTCGGTGCGGTTGCCGTCTCCGCCAACGAGATCGCACAGGGCGACTTCGGCTCGCGGGCTACCATCATTCTCCATACTCCGCCGGCATTGCACCAGCTCACGGCGGACTTCAACCACATGGCCGAGCGCTTGGAGCGCTATGACCGCGAACTGCAGGAGTCGAGTGCCGCGATCGCGCACGAGTTGCGCACCCCGCTTACCGCCGCCATCGGCCGCCTGCAGGGCATCATCGACGGCGTATTCCCCGCCGAGCCCGGCCAGCACCGCATCATCATGCGCCAGCTCGCCCAGCTCAACCGCCTGCTCGACGACCTCTACCTGCTGTCGATGGCAAGCGCAGGCCGGCTCGAGCTGTTTCCTAGCGAATTCATCCTGCGCACCCTCTGTGAGGAACGGCTGAACTGGGCCGCGCCGGCCTTGCAGGAGCAGGAAATGCAGGTGAGCCTCGATGTGCCCTGCGACCTGGCGATGCAGGCCGACCGTGATCGTATCGGGCAACTGTTGTCGATCCTGATCGACAACGCGCTGCGCTACGCGGCGGCTGGCAAACACCTCGCGCTCACTGCCCGGCAACAGGCCGGCCAGGTTGTCCTGCATGTCGAGGATGACGGGCCGGGTTTCCGGCCCGAGCACATCGAGCGCGCCTGCGAGCGCTTCTGGCGTGCCGAGCATTCGCGCTCGCGCCACGCGGGCGGCAGCGGCCTCGGGCTATCGATCGCGGCGGCGATCTGCGCGGCCCACGGCGGCCGCTTGTCCGTGCGCAATCGCCGTGAGCAAGGAGCCAGCCTGTGTGTCCGCCTTCCCCTTCCCCTTCTCTCCCCGCGAACGGGAACCACCGCGATTCCCGCACGCCCTTCATCAATTCTTGATCATTCCTTGAGAGAGTCTTGTCGGTTGCCTGTTGTACTGCTGCATCCACTGCTACACAGGCGACCCGCTCAATGCAAGCACGACTGCCCTCGACCCCTAGCGCTCGACACCGGCGTTTTGCCCTCCTTGTCCTGGCGACAGCCTTGCTCATCCTGGGCTGGCTGGCGATGCGTCCGTTCTCCGCCCCCGCGCCAGCCGCGGCTGCCGCGCCGACGGCGCTTCGCGTCACGCTGA
- a CDS encoding response regulator transcription factor, with translation MSQGRILIVEDDRDSAEVIEAYLRREGFVTEHAVDGHSALERHARWRPDLVLLDIMLPGLDGNAVLGAIRRHAPTPVIMLTAVGQESNRISALLYGADDYVVKPYNPGEVVARVHAVLRRWRGNTLAQKPGLRHGPLVVDLDAAMAWIDAGNGAQAALDLTRTEFSLLCMLMAAPSKMFSRAALLGTCMPESDAMERSIDAHIHNLRRKLELAGVTGVVVTVRGQGYRFRNPT, from the coding sequence ATGAGTCAGGGACGCATCCTGATCGTCGAGGACGATCGCGACAGTGCCGAGGTGATCGAGGCCTATCTGAGACGCGAAGGCTTTGTCACCGAGCACGCCGTCGACGGCCACAGCGCGCTGGAACGGCATGCTCGGTGGCGGCCGGACCTGGTGCTGCTCGACATCATGTTGCCGGGGCTGGATGGCAACGCGGTGCTGGGTGCAATCCGGCGTCATGCGCCGACGCCCGTGATCATGCTGACGGCTGTTGGACAGGAGTCCAATCGCATCAGCGCCTTGTTGTACGGCGCGGACGACTACGTGGTGAAGCCCTACAACCCGGGCGAGGTCGTGGCACGCGTGCATGCCGTATTGCGGCGCTGGCGCGGCAATACCCTGGCGCAGAAACCGGGCCTTCGCCATGGGCCGCTGGTTGTCGACCTGGATGCGGCGATGGCCTGGATCGATGCGGGCAACGGCGCGCAGGCCGCGCTGGACCTGACCCGGACCGAGTTCAGCCTGCTGTGCATGCTGATGGCGGCACCCAGCAAGATGTTCTCCCGTGCTGCCTTGCTGGGTACCTGCATGCCTGAAAGCGACGCCATGGAGCGCTCGATCGATGCGCATATCCACAACCTGCGGCGCAAGCTTGAGCTGGCCGGTGTCACGGGTGTCGTGGTCACGGTGAGGGGCCAGGGCTACCGCTTCCGGAATCCGACATGA
- a CDS encoding MipA/OmpV family protein: MTFIRRTAVVLSAGCLLTGWRGASAQPLPDPAREQSPEWSVTVGAGVGVAPAYLGAKDMRVLPIPVVTVQHGPFYVDAIRGLGYRYETGFGLFFGQALTFDLGRSDRRSDYQPGSKRLVGMGSIGAAAVTTAEIGYGFAPWLAVRAEGAFALSGRERGNRYRVGLEGALWNSAKDDVWYELDAHFSDRRYASTYFGVTSAQSTASGFSRYAPARGFYATSLSLNWEHRFTRHWSTLLSINAVNLAGDAGRSPIVQERLNWYGLAAINYRF, translated from the coding sequence GTGACCTTCATTCGAAGAACCGCGGTGGTGTTGTCGGCCGGCTGCTTGCTGACGGGGTGGCGGGGTGCATCAGCGCAGCCGTTACCGGATCCGGCTCGGGAGCAGAGTCCCGAATGGTCCGTTACCGTCGGCGCGGGTGTCGGCGTGGCGCCGGCGTACCTGGGTGCCAAGGACATGCGTGTCCTGCCGATACCCGTTGTCACGGTCCAGCACGGGCCCTTCTATGTCGATGCGATCCGTGGTCTGGGCTATCGCTATGAAACCGGGTTCGGCCTGTTCTTCGGTCAGGCACTGACCTTCGACCTGGGGCGATCGGACAGGCGTTCGGACTACCAGCCCGGCTCCAAGCGCCTGGTGGGCATGGGGAGTATCGGTGCGGCTGCCGTCACCACGGCCGAGATCGGGTACGGCTTCGCGCCCTGGCTCGCGGTCCGGGCGGAAGGCGCGTTCGCCCTGAGCGGGCGAGAGCGCGGCAACCGCTACCGCGTGGGCCTGGAAGGCGCCCTGTGGAACAGCGCGAAGGACGACGTCTGGTACGAACTCGACGCGCACTTTTCAGATCGGCGCTACGCATCAACCTACTTCGGTGTCACGTCCGCGCAGAGCACGGCTTCGGGATTTTCCCGCTACGCACCGGCTCGCGGCTTCTACGCCACGTCTCTTTCACTGAACTGGGAGCACCGGTTCACACGCCACTGGTCGACGCTTCTCTCCATCAACGCCGTCAATCTCGCCGGCGACGCGGGGCGCAGCCCGATCGTACAGGAGCGGCTCAACTGGTACGGCTTGGCCGCCATTAACTATCGCTTCTAA
- a CDS encoding IS4 family transposase: MARLGLQRALDPAWIDQLFEQERETQYTRELLFSTTVEIMSLVAVGLRPSVHAAAKASPALPVSITALYDKISRTEPGLVRALVQGSARRLGPVVQPMLRKQPPSVDGYRLRIVDGSHLPASEKRLKPLRGFRGAALPGQSLVVYDPDTAMIVDLVPCEDAHAQERAIMETLLASAQPAELWIADRNFSTRAILAGWQRRGSAFIVREHGRNPSPSELEPLREMGRVETGIVYEQAVSIPDESNAPLVLRRIELHLDGATEDGDTVIRLLTNVPAAHLTAEAVARLYRRRWSIENMFQRLESVLNSEIRSLSQPRAALLAFGVAALAYNVLSVIATAVRIRHELDTSDIELSPYYLASEIRATYAGMMIAVPPEVWQAYDLLTPAQLGRELIKMATHVDPRAMRKHTRGPKAPKKKGYVAGCVARRHVSTARVIKAGRVV; the protein is encoded by the coding sequence ATGGCGCGCCTGGGGTTGCAACGCGCCCTTGATCCGGCCTGGATCGACCAGTTGTTCGAGCAAGAGCGTGAAACGCAGTACACGCGGGAGCTATTGTTCTCGACGACGGTGGAAATCATGTCACTGGTCGCCGTGGGGCTGCGCCCGTCGGTGCATGCGGCGGCCAAGGCCAGTCCGGCGTTGCCGGTTTCCATCACCGCGCTGTACGACAAGATCAGCCGGACCGAGCCCGGACTGGTTCGTGCCCTGGTGCAAGGCAGCGCGCGGCGGCTGGGGCCGGTCGTGCAACCGATGTTGCGCAAGCAGCCGCCCTCGGTGGACGGCTATCGCCTGCGCATCGTGGATGGCAGCCATTTGCCGGCGAGCGAAAAGCGCCTGAAACCATTACGTGGGTTTCGGGGCGCGGCCTTGCCGGGGCAGTCATTGGTCGTCTATGACCCGGACACAGCGATGATCGTTGATCTGGTGCCCTGTGAAGATGCGCATGCCCAGGAGCGGGCCATCATGGAAACCCTGCTCGCATCGGCTCAGCCGGCCGAGCTGTGGATCGCCGATCGCAACTTCAGCACCCGGGCGATTCTTGCCGGCTGGCAGCGTCGCGGCAGCGCCTTCATCGTGCGGGAGCACGGCCGCAATCCGAGCCCCAGCGAGCTGGAGCCGTTACGCGAAATGGGCCGGGTCGAAACCGGCATCGTGTACGAGCAAGCGGTCAGCATCCCAGATGAATCGAACGCGCCGCTGGTGCTGCGGCGCATCGAGCTACATCTGGATGGCGCCACCGAGGACGGTGACACCGTCATCCGCCTGCTGACCAATGTCCCGGCCGCCCATCTGACGGCCGAGGCCGTCGCCCGGCTATACCGGCGACGCTGGAGCATAGAGAATATGTTTCAGCGGCTGGAATCGGTGCTCAACAGTGAGATTCGTTCGTTGAGCCAACCGCGCGCGGCGCTGCTGGCCTTCGGCGTGGCGGCGCTCGCGTATAACGTACTGAGCGTGATTGCGACTGCGGTGAGAATCCGGCATGAGCTGGATACCAGCGACATCGAGCTCTCACCGTATTACCTCGCCAGCGAAATCCGGGCAACTTATGCCGGCATGATGATCGCGGTGCCGCCCGAGGTGTGGCAGGCCTATGACCTCCTCACCCCAGCTCAGCTCGGTCGCGAGTTGATCAAGATGGCGACGCACGTTGATCCCCGCGCGATGCGCAAACATACGCGGGGACCGAAAGCGCCGAAGAAGAAAGGCTATGTGGCCGGATGCGTAGCACGGCGGCATGTTTCTACCGCCCGTGTCATCAAGGCTGGACGTGTCGTCTAA
- a CDS encoding efflux transporter outer membrane subunit, which produces MTSRLFHCRFPIVLATVLFAGCSLIPRYKRPAAPLATTYPTGQMVTADSLAIPSVGWEKAFVEPELRQLIGIALENNRDLRAATLNVRRAQARFRIQRAEQWPTVNVAVTQSKQSPAFTQNIAAYGVGLTSYEVDLFGRIDSLKQAALANYLGAASSRQAAQISLVATVAQGYLALLADNQALAVVREILKAREASHALAELKFTEGAATAVDVRQSEWLVADARGGLAQAERRRSQNLSALVLVLGVPSWPEDVRIDGMPLPEEDTLLGQIPFGLPSDLLTRRPDIDAAEKQLIAANANIGAARAAFFPRISLTGSFGRASPDLSDLFDHATRAWSFAPQLTLPIFDFGANRANLDVAKIDRELAVAQYEKTIQSAFKEVSDALGDKETWARELDAARARLKASAEAHALVALRYREGGANYLEVLDAQRTLLDAQQAVVHAHLASLQSTVSLYKSLGGGWSAER; this is translated from the coding sequence TTGACATCTCGTCTCTTCCATTGCCGCTTCCCGATTGTGCTGGCGACGGTGTTGTTTGCCGGCTGCTCACTGATCCCGCGGTACAAGCGGCCGGCGGCGCCGCTGGCCACCACGTACCCAACTGGCCAGATGGTGACTGCGGACAGCCTCGCCATCCCTTCCGTGGGCTGGGAAAAGGCCTTCGTCGAACCGGAACTGCGCCAGCTCATCGGCATCGCGCTGGAGAATAACCGCGATCTGCGCGCCGCCACCCTCAACGTTCGCCGTGCCCAGGCCCGGTTCCGCATCCAGCGGGCGGAGCAGTGGCCGACCGTGAACGTGGCTGTGACCCAGAGCAAGCAGAGCCCGGCGTTCACACAGAACATTGCCGCCTACGGCGTGGGCCTGACCAGCTACGAGGTTGACCTGTTCGGCCGCATCGACAGCCTGAAGCAGGCCGCGCTGGCGAACTACCTGGGGGCGGCCAGCTCGCGCCAGGCAGCGCAGATCAGCCTCGTCGCGACGGTGGCGCAAGGTTATCTGGCGCTTCTGGCCGACAACCAGGCCTTGGCCGTGGTACGGGAGATCCTGAAGGCACGGGAAGCGTCGCATGCGCTTGCCGAACTGAAGTTCACCGAAGGGGCGGCGACGGCGGTTGACGTACGGCAGTCCGAATGGCTCGTCGCGGACGCGCGCGGCGGCCTCGCGCAAGCGGAGCGCCGGCGGTCGCAGAACCTGAGCGCGCTGGTGCTCGTGCTGGGCGTACCGTCCTGGCCCGAGGACGTGCGGATCGACGGCATGCCCCTGCCGGAAGAAGACACGCTGCTGGGGCAGATTCCGTTTGGCTTGCCGTCAGACCTGTTGACGCGGCGCCCTGACATCGACGCCGCGGAGAAGCAGCTCATCGCCGCCAATGCCAACATCGGCGCGGCCCGCGCGGCGTTCTTCCCCCGCATCAGCCTGACCGGTTCGTTCGGGCGGGCCAGTCCCGATCTGTCGGACCTCTTCGACCACGCCACGCGCGCCTGGTCCTTTGCTCCGCAGCTCACGCTGCCGATCTTCGACTTCGGTGCCAACCGCGCGAACCTCGATGTGGCGAAGATCGACCGGGAACTGGCGGTCGCGCAGTACGAGAAGACGATCCAATCGGCGTTCAAGGAAGTCTCCGACGCGCTCGGGGACAAAGAGACCTGGGCACGCGAGCTGGATGCGGCGCGCGCCCGGCTCAAGGCGTCCGCTGAGGCGCACGCGCTGGTTGCGCTGCGCTATCGGGAGGGCGGTGCGAACTACCTTGAGGTGCTGGATGCCCAGCGCACGCTGCTCGACGCCCAGCAAGCGGTCGTCCATGCACACCTTGCTTCGCTGCAGAGCACGGTCTCTCTCTACAAGTCCCTCGGTGGTGGCTGGAGCGCTGAACGGTAG